GGGGCACCGAGTGCTTGCGGCTTAACGGGGTCATGGACCACCCAACGGGGTTATTGGCTGCTAAGGTCGATGCCGCACAGTGCCAGCACGCCGAGCACGATGAACATGACCGCGGCCACCGCGTGCACTGCGGTGGTGGGCAACCGGTGGGCAAAACGCTCGCCTAGGAAAATCGCTGGCACGTTGGCAAGCATCATGCCGAGCGTGGTGCCGATGACCACGCTCGGCAGGTCGTGAAATCGCGCGGCCAGTGCGATCGTCGCAATCTGCGTCTTGTCGCCCATTTCCGCGATAAAGAACGTGAGCACCGTCGTGCCGAAAATGCCCAGCCGGGTCTGCGCGGGCCGCGCGTCTTCGGCGCGCAATCTATCTGGCACCAGCACCCACGCGCCCATTGCGATGAACGACAGCGCGAGCGCCCAGCGCATCGCGTCGGGCGTGAGCAGCGACGACAACCACTGGCCGAGCGCGCCTGCGCCGGCATGGTTCGCCAGCGTGGCGGCCAGCACGCCGAACACGATTGGCCAGGGCTTGCGATAGCGGGCGGCGAGCACGAGGGATAGCAGCTGTGTCTTGTCGCCGATCTCGGCGAGTGCGACGCTGCCGGCGCAAACGAGGAAAGCTTCGGTCATCAATGAGGTTATCCGCAGGCCGTGGATGCGCAAACGACGATTCACGCGCTGCCCGGCCTGTTCCGGCAGTTCGTGGATTATCGGTCTTATCGCAGCTGGACCGCGAGTTCGGGCGGCGTGGCCCTTGAATGGACCAGGCGGCCTGCGGCATACGTGTGCGCGACCGCACGATCATCGCCGAGCAGCGCGAACGCGAATAGCAGCGCCTCGAGCGAGTCCGCCTGCGCGGTGCGGCGCGCGAGCAGCGTGGTGGCGGCCGGGTCCAGCACGATAAAATCCGCCTCGCTGCCCGCCGCCAGCGTGCCAATGTGCCCGGCCAGCTCAAGTGCGTGAGCGGCCGCAGCGGTGGCCAGCCAGAACATGCGCAACGCGCTTAGATGGTACCCGCGCAGGCGCGCGATCTTGTGGGCTTCGTTCATCGTCTGCAGCATCGAGAACGAGGTTCCTGCGCCGACGTCGCTACCCAAAGCGACCGGCATGTTGGTGGCGTCGGCCGCCTCAAAGTCGAACAGGCCGCTACCCAGGAACAGGTTTGAGGTCGGGCAGTGCGACGCGAGCGCGCCGCAGGCGGCCATGCGTGCGCGGTCGACGTCATCCAGGTGGATGCAATGGCCGTAGATCGCGCGGCGCCTTAGCAACCCGTAGTGCTCGTAGACGTCTAGGTAGCTGCGGTGCCCGGGAAACAGCTGCGCGACCCAGGCGATCTCGTCGGTGTTCTCGGCCACATGGCTTTGGATGAATACGTCCGGATGGGCGGCGGCCAGCGTGCGGCATGCGTCCAGTTGTGCCTGTGTCGAGGTCGGCGCAAAGCGCGGCGTCAATGCGTACAACTGGCGTCCGGTACCGTGCCAGCGTGTCATTAGCGCTAAGCTGTCGTCATAGCCGCTTTGCGCGGTATCGCGCAGAAACGGCGGGCAGTTGCGGTCCATCAGTACCTTGCCGGCAATCAGCCGCAGGTTCCGCGCGTGGCTGGCCTCGAACAACGCGTGCACCGATTGAGGATGCACGCTGCAATACACTGCCGCGCTGGTCGTGCCGGCCGCCAGTAGCTGGTCCAGGAAAAAGTCGGCGACCTCGCGCGCGTAGGCCGCGTCCTCGAAGCGGCGCTCGGCCGGGAAGGTCCACGTCTGCAACCATGGCAGCAGGCTAGGCGCGGGCGAGGCGATGATCTCAGTTTGCGCAAAGTGCAGATGCGTGTCGATGAAACCGGGCACGATCAGCTTGTCGCGCAACGAGATGACGCTCGCCTGCGCGGTGATGCGCGGTGCGACGGCATCGTAGGCGCCGCTGGCGACGACGCGGCCATGCTCGACGAGCAGCGCGCCGTCCTCGTTGAAGCTCGCCCGTTGCTCAGCGCCCGGATAGATACCATCGAACGGCGCATCGAAGACGAGGAGCCTGGCGCGATAAACAGTCTGGGCCATGGTTGTCCTGCGGTCAAAGCAAATCAGAGTTGGGCCAGCATCAACCCCGACAGCGCCGCGCTCGCCCACATGGCTGGCTTGACCTCGCGGGCCCGGCCGACGAACAGCTTCAGCACGACAAAGGCCAGAAAGCCATACGCGATGCCAGCGGTAATCGAGTACGTGAGCGGAATTAGGATCATCGCGATGAACGCGGGTATCGCCTCATCGAAACGGTGCCATTCGATCCGCGTAATCGGCTCCATCATGAACACGCCGACCAGCACGAGCGCCGGGGCGGTGGCAATCGCCGGCACCAGCGACAGCAGCGGAGAAAGGAACAGAAAGGGCAGGAAGCACACCGCGGCGACCACCGCAACCAGCCCGGTGCGCCCGCCCGCGGAAATGCCCGCAGCCGACTCGATGTAGGCGTTGGCCGGCGACGTGCCCAGCGGCGCGGACACCAGTGCCGAGAACGCGTCGACGATCATCGATTGCCGGATGTTGCGCGGGTTGCCATCGGCATCCAGCAGGTTGCCGGCGTTGGACACGGCCATGAATGTGGACAGCGCATCGAAAAACGAAGTGAACAGCATCACGAAGATAAACGGCCAGTATGCGACCTTCAGCGCCCCGACCAGGTCCAGTTGAAACAGCGCGGAGAAGTCCGGCGCTGCGACCAGGCCGTGCCAGTTCACCAGCGTGGGCATGGCCATCGCCGCCGGCCAGTACGCGCTGCCGTCGCCCCACAGGCGCCCGATTGGGATCGCCAGGATCGTCGTGACGACAATGCCGATCATCAGCGCACCGGTGACGCGACGTGCCACCAGCACCGTGGTGACCGCCAGGCCGGCGAGGAACGTAACGATCACCGGGTTCAGCGACGCGGCACGCACGATGGTCACCGGATCGGAAATCACAAATTTCGCATTGACCAGCCCGATCAGCGAGATGAACAGACCGATGCCGCACGACAGCGCGTGCCGCAGATTGGCCGGGATCGCGTCGACCACGAGCCGACGCACGTTGAAGGCGGCCAGCACCGCGAAGATCACGCCCGCCCAGAACACGCAGCCCAGCGCCGTTTGCCACGGCATCTTGCCGGCGTGCACCATGACGAACGCAAACAGCGCATTCATCCCCATGCCGGGCGCGACCAGCACCGGGTTGCGCGCGTACAAGCCCATCGCACAACTGCCGGCGAAGCTAACCAGCACCGTGGCGCTGAGCGCGGCCGGAAATGGGATGCCCGCCTGTGACAGGATGGCAGGATTGACCACGATGATGTACATCGACGTCAGAAACGTCGTGATGCCGGCCACCACCTCGGTGCGCACGCTCGAACCGTTCTCGCGCACGCCGAAGAAGCGCTCCAGCAGCGAAGCGTTGGCTGCCGCGCCGCGTTGACTTTCCATAGTTTGTTTCTCCTAAGTTCCGCTTCAGTGCGTTATGGCTGGGCTTGCGGCGTATGCCAGTATGCGTCCAGCAATGACAGGTAGGCCGCGCGTTGCGCGTCGGTGATGAACGATGCCTCGAATCCGTTGCGGATGATCTTGTACAACTCGTCGTCGGTCAGCTTCAGCGCGTCGGCGATCGCCAGGTAATTCTGGTTGATGTAGCCGCCGAAATAAGCCGGATCGTCGGAATTGATCGTCACCATCACGTCGGCATCCAGCAGCCGCTTCAGCGTATGCTCGGTCATGTCGTTGACGACGCACAACTTCAGGTTTGACAGGGGGCACACGGTCAGCGCAACACGCGCGTCCGCCAGCCGCGCGACCAATGCCGCGTCCTCGATGCTGCGCACGCCGTGGTCGACGCGATGTACGTCCAGTACGTCGAGCGCCTCGACGACGTATGCCGGCGGCCCCTCTTCACCCGCGTGGGCGACCAGCTTCAAGCCCCGCTCCTTCGCGAGGGCAAACACGCGTGCGAACTTGGACGGAGGATGACCGTACTCGGATGAATCTAGTCCAACGCCGATCAGCCTGTGCCCATACCGCTCGAACATCGGCAGCGCGGCATCGAACGTCTGCAACGCATGTTCTTCCGGCAGATGGCGCAGAAAGCACGGGATCAGCTTGCTGGAAAGCCCCCGCGCGTCGGCCTGCGCCAGCGCCCGCTCCATGCCGGTCACCATGGTCTCGATCGACACGCCGCGTTCGATATGTGTCTGCGGGTCGAAGAAGATTTCCGCATGGACGACGTGATCGGCCATGGCGCGTTCGACGTACGCCGCAGTCATGTCGTAGAAGTCCTGTTCGTGCAGCAGCACGCTTGCGCCGGCGTAATAAATATCCAGAAACGACTGCAGGTCGGTGAACGCGTACGCGTCGCGCAGCGCCTGGATTGTCGGGTACGGCAGCGCAACGCCGTTGCGGCGGGCCAGCTCGAAAATCAATTCTGGCTCCAGCGAGCCCTCGATATGGATATGCAGCTCCGCTTTCGGCGCGTGCGTGATCTTGTCTGCGAGGATCGGGTTCATGGCGACTGTGACATCGTGTAGGGATGGCGTTGTTCTACCACACGCAACAGTTGTGCCGCTACGGCGATCGCCATCGACGTGGGCGCCTTGCTTGCCACGCCCTCGATACCGATTGGGCACGTCATCCGAGCCAATTGGGTAGGCCCGATGCCTCGCGGATCGCTCCGCGTGGGGGCCTGTTGGCCGCTGCGCAGGCACGGGCAAAGCAGCGCCGATGAAAGGACTTCCGCAATGGCGTATGGAGCGATGACGGGGGATGGCCAGGTGGCATCGCGCAACAGTGTTCGGTGCTGCGCGGATCAGCGCTCACCCGGATATTAGGCGCTCAGCATCACACCTCACACCTCACGCATCGCGCCTCATGCTTGGCGCGATGCGCGCAGCTTGCGGGTGCGCCATAGACTGCGCGAGACGAGCACGAACATGAGGCCGAACGCGATCAGTCCCCATTGTGGCAGGCTCAAGCCAAGGATCGGCGGGTACGGTATCTCGCACAGTCCCGCGACCTTGAACGCGCCGGGCCACAGCTTGGCGAGCGGCAGCGCATCGACGATCGGCTCGAGTGCGTCGAAGCCGCAATTGAACGACGGATTGGCCTGGACCTCGATATGCTGGATCGCGGCGGCCATCCCGCCGGCCGCCGCAACGACGATCAGTGTCTCCAATACCGCGATGCCGCGCCACCCCCGTAGCGTCGCGCCGGTGAATGCGAACACGGCGATCAGCAAGAAGAAGTAGCGCTGGATGATGCACAACGGGCAGGGATCTTCGTGTTTGAAGTACTGCAGATACAACGCGCCGCTGATGAGGGCGACGCAGGCCAGTCCCAGCAGGACCAGTAGGCGTCGCTCACGGCGCACTCTCAAAGAATCATTCATAGTGTTTTACCCAGTGAGGACACGTCGGGGCACGTCGCACAAGGCCGGCATGCGGTCATCGCAGCGGTGCGAGCACGGCTTCGACCGCGCGGCCCAGCATGAGCAGCGCAGTGTCGCGACCAGTGCCTGAGGCCAGCATCAGGCCGACCGGCGCTTCGCCATGACGCGAGCACGGCAACGACAGCGCGCAGCCGTCGAGGTAATTGATCAGGCTCGGGTTGCGCAGTATCGTTGCGTTGACGCGCGCATAGACAGCGTCATCCGCTTGCAGTTCCGCGATGCGCGGCGGCTCGATGGGCACGGTCGGACAGACGATGGCATCGAAGCTGTGCCATAGCGGCTCGGCCTGCGCGATGATGTCGGCTCGCTCGCGCAGCAACTCGATATAGTCGGCCGCGCTAGCGTGCTCGCCCTTGCGGATGCGGGCCAGTACGCGCGGGTCATAGTCGCTGGCACGGTTTTCGATCAGCTTGCGGTGCCATGCGAACGACTCGATCGATGGCAGGTTCAGCCGGTTGATGTGCGCGAGGCGCTCGAGCGGCGCGAAACGCAGTTCGCTGACCCGCGCGCCGGCCGCCGAAAGGTGCTGGAGGGCGTCGTCATAGGCGCGCGCCACGCTCAGGTCCATGTCGTCGAGCATCAGGTGGGTCAGCGCGCCGAGCCGCACGCCTTCGATGGGCCGCGCTGGCGGCACGACAGGTGGCAGGCCGGCCAAGATCCGGTCGGTGAGGGCGCAGCAGGCGACCGACGAGCCGATGGGGCCGACCGAGTCGAGCGACGAGGACAGGGGCAGCACGCCATCGGTCGGAATGCGCCGCGCGGTTGGCTTAAAGCCGGTCAACCCACACAACGCGGCTGGGATGCGGACCGAGCCGCCGGTGTCCGTGCCGAGCCCAACCGCAGCCATCCCGTCGGCAACGCACGCGGCCGCCCCCGACGACGAGCCGCCGGCAATGCGGCGTTCGGCGTCGTCGGCGGTGCGCTGCCATGGCGAGGCCGGCGTGCCGTAGTGGGGGTTCAGTCCCAGGCCGGAGAAAGCGAACTCGGTCATGTTGGTGCGTCCGATGATGACCGCGCCGGCTTGTTGCAGCCGTGCGACCGTGCTCGCATCGGTGCGAGCGGGCGGCGCGTCAGACAACACGACCGAGCCCGCGCGCGTGACCTGGCCGGCGATGTCGAACAGGTCCTTGATCGAGACCGGCACGCCCATCAGCGGCGACAGCACCGTGCCGGCGGCGCGCAGCTTGTCCAGCGCATCCGCGCATTGGCGAGCCGCCTGCGCGTGCACCTGAATGAACACCGAGCGGCCTTGCCCGTGCGGCGCGGCGATCCGCTCAAGTGTGGTCTCGACCAACTCGCGGCTGGTGCTCGTGCCGGCCTGCAGCGCGGCGGCAAGTGCCGACAACGGCGGCAGCGGCGTGAAATCAGCGGTGCGGGAAACTGTCATGATCGAAGTCCATCCGGCAAGCAATGTGGGGTCGTGGCGTCGTCGTGGAAAACATCGTGCCGTGCACGCATTGTATGCGAATGAAGGCCGTTGTTTGCCCGTGCGCGGTGAACGGCGGATAATGCGCGAACCCTGGCTGAAAATGTGCGGTTCTGCACGTCTGACGATTCACCATGAGCGAACACTCGACTCCCCGCTTCGTTGAATCCGCGGCCGTCGCCCCTGTGGCGCAAGGCGCGGCGCCAGCGCCGCCGGCCGCCGATGCCTTCTGCGTCAAGCCGCAACCCGAGGCCGAAACGGCGGGCGGCGTGCCCTCGGGCGCGCCGCCCAAGGATCTCTATCAAACGGTGCCCGACTTCGGCACGCCCTCTCATCCGCCGCCGCAGGCGTATGCGCGTGAGCCGGCGTCGCGGCCCAATTACCTGAAACAGTCCGATTCGGCGTGGAGCGTGTTCGGGCGCATCATCGCCGCGCGTGCACGGCAACTATTCGACCGTGCCGGCCAGCGCATCACGCAGCGTACGCTGCGCATCGGGGTGTCGGCGCGCATCTTCCATCCCGAGCCGGGCGGCAAGGGCCTGCGCGGTAAGACGCTGCAATACCTGGAAGAGTCCGTCGCGCATTGGGTGATGTCGCGCGACGTGCTCGTGATGATGATCCCCACGGTCGGGCATGCCGGCATGCTGCATCCTAGCAACATCAGGCTGCGCGATTATGCCCGTCACCTGGATGGTCTGGTGTTGCAAGGCGGCGCCGACGTGTCGCCGCAAACCTATGCAGACAGTGGCGCGCGGCTCGAGTGGCCGGGCGACCGCGTGCGGGACATGTACGAACTGGAACTGCTGCACGAATTCATCGAGTCGGGCAAGCCGGTGCTGGGCATTTGCCGAGGATGCCAATTGATCAACGTCGCGTTCGGCGGCACGCTGTACCAGGACATCGCCACGGACCTGCCCAACGCCGTGCCTCATGTGAACGAGCAATACGACCGGCATCGTCATGCGATCCTATTTCCGGAAGGCTCGACGCTGGCCAGCCTGTTCCCCGGCAAGCGCGACGCGCTGGTCAACTCGATTCACCACCAGGCGGTGAAGACTGTCGGGCGTGACCTGAGCGTCGAGGCGATCTCGGCCGACGACGGCCTAGTGGAGGCCGTGCGCTATCGCCGCTCGCCGTTCGTCGTCGGCGTCCAGTGGCATCCCGAATTCCACCGCGCGGGCGGCGCCGAACTGCTTGACTGTACGCCGCTGCTCGATACGTTTCTGCGCGCGGCGCGCGAGACCCGCTTCTAACCGTCGATGTTTTTCCTCAGGAGGCCAGATGACTGCGACAACCGTGTCAGAATCGAAAGTGCGTGCCGTATTCCGCGTGACCAGTGGCAATTTCTTGGAGATGTACGACTTCATGGTCTACGGCTACTATGCGTCGGCGATCGCGAAGACGTACTTCCCGGTTGGCAGTGCGTTCGCGTCGCTGATGCTGTCGTTGTCGGTGTTTGGCGCCGGCTTCCTGATGCGCCCGCTCGGGGCGATCGTGTTAGGGGCGTACATCGATCATCATGGGCGCCGCAAGGGCCTCATCTTGACCTTGTTGCTGATGGCGGTTGGGACCGCGGCGGTGGCGCTCGTGCCCGGCTATGCGACGATCGGGCTGGCGGCACCGGCACTGGTGCTGGCCGGTAGGCTGCTGCAAGGCTTCTCCGCCGGGGTCGAGCTTGGTGGCGTATCGGTCTATCTGGCGGAGATCGCAACCAAGGGGCGCAAGGGCTTCTACTGCGCGTGGCAGTCGGGTAGCCAGCAGGTGGCGGTGGTTTTTGCCGCGTTGCTCGGCGTGATCCTGAACCGCGTGTTGCCGACCGACCAAATGGGTGAGTGGGGCTGGCGGATACCTTTCCTAATCGGTTGCCTGATCGTTCCGTTTCTGTTCCTGATCCGGCGATCGCTGACGGAGACTGACGAATTTTTGGCGCGCAAGCATCGCCCGACGATGGGCGAGATCTTCGCATCGATGGTCGCGAACTGGCGCACGGTGATCGCCGGCATGGGCCTGGTCATCATGACCACGGTGTCTTTTTATCTGATCACCGCGTACACACCCACCTTCGGCAAGGAGGTGCTCAAGCTGTCTGCTGTGGATACGCTCGTGGTGACGATTTGCATCGGCCTGTCGAATTTGTTCTGGCTGCCGGTCAGTGGCGCACTGTCGGACCGAATCGGGCGCCGTGCGATCCTGGTTGCGTTCACGCTGATCGCCCTGGTGAGCGTGTATCCGGCGATGCAATGGCTGGTTGCGCGACCCTCGTTCGAGCGGTTGCTGGCGGTGCAGCTGTGGCTCTCGTTCATCTACGCATGCTATAACGGCGCCATGGTGGTCGGCTTGACCGAGGTGATGCCCGTTGAGGTGCGTACCGTCGGGTTTTCGCTCGCGTACAGTCTGGCCACGACCATCGGCGGCTTCACGCCGGCGATCTCGACCTACCTGATCCATGTGACCGGCAACCAGGCGGCGCCGGGTTTGTGGATGTCGGCCGCCGCGCTGTGCGGCCTGATCGCGACGCTGGCCCTGTACCGCAGCGAGGCGGCACGCAATCGGTACAAGCTGGCTTAGGCGTGTGTGCGCGCCGTCGTGGCGGCGATCTCGTCCCGGACCCGGGAGATCACATCCTCCCACTGGCCGGCTACGCGTTGCCGTACCAGGCGCGCGCGCGGATACCACGGCGTGCGGTGCGGGTCCTCGAACCAGCGCCAGTCGGCCGCGAACGGCAGCATTAACCAAAGTGGTGCGCCCAGCGCGCCGGCCAGGTGCGCGATCGACGTGTCGACCGATACCATGGCATCCAATTGCTCGATGATGGCGGCAGTGTCGGCAAAATCGCCGATCGCTGCGTCCAGCCGATGCACGTGCGTAGCCTGCATCGCGTTGAACGCGTCGAGATCGGCGCGAGTCCAGTCACATTGCAGCACGAACCAGTCAATCTGCGGCAGTGTCAGCAACGGCTTGAGCACATCGAACGGCACTGCTCGGGTTTCGTTCGGCTGTATGCGGCCGGACCAGGCGAGGCCAATCCGGCTCGGTGCGTGGCGTGTGAGGCGGCCTTGCCACTTGTGCTGATACGCGAGCGGCACTTGCAGATACGGCACGCTGGTCTCGTGCAGCGTCTGGTCATCCAGGTTTAACACTCGTGGCAGGCTCAGCAATGGAACATGGCAGTCGCAGGGGGGCAGCCGCGTGCCATCATGCACGAGCGTGATGCGATGGCGCGCGCAGAACGGCTCGAGCAGGCGTGCCAGTTCGACTTGTACTTGCAACACGACGTGCGCGGCAAGTGGCACCAGCCGCGGCACATAACGCAAAAAGTGCAACGTGTCACCGAGCCCTTGTTCCGCGTGGACCAGCAGCGTTTGGTCCGCCAGCGGCACATCGCCGAGCCAGCGCGGCAAGTCGATCGTGTGGGGCGTCGCCAACGTTGCATGGCGCCACTCATAGGCGCGCCAGCCGCGTACGAAATCGCGGCGGGTTAGATACATCATCGCCAAATTCAGGTGCACGCTGGGCTAGGCGCGTTGCTTGCTGTCGCGCTGCCGCATGGGAAGCGCCGCCGAATGGTCTAAACTGAACCGAACAGCAGTGATGGAGTGCAGCATGGCCCATTCTTCGCTACAGCCACCGCAGGTGCTGATCGTGGGCGCCGGCCCGACGGGACTGGCCGCCGCAATGAGTCTAGCGCGCGCGGGTATTGCGGTGCGCGTCATCGACCGCGCGCCGTGTCCCGCCACCACCTCCCGCGCGATCGGAATTCAGGCGCGTACGCTTGAATTGTTCGAGTTGCATCGCGTGGTGGAGCCGTTCATCGAGATCGGGCATCGGGGCCGCGCTGCCCATCTGTACTCGAATGGGCAAACGCTGCTGCGGCTCGATTTTGACCCGCTGCAGACCCGCTATCCTTACCTGCTGTTCGTCGATCAGTCGCAGACGGAGCGGATTCTCGCTGAACATCTGCACACATTGGGCGTGGACATCGAGCGCGGCGTCGAGCTGATCGGGCTGCAGCAGGACGTAGCCGGGGTTGACGCGACACTGCGGCTGCCCGATGGGCGCGTGCAAACGCAGCGGGTACGGTATCTGGTTGGTGCCGACGGCGCACACAGCACGGTGCGCCACTTACTGGGCGTCGCGTTTGCCGGCGAAACGCTTGACCAGTCATTCCTGCTGGCGGATTTGCGCGTGGATTGGACATTGCCGGTCGATGAATTCCAATTGTTTGCCACGGCTGACGGATTGGCAGGGGTCTTTCCGCTGGGCGGTGATCGCTACCGGCTGATCGCGGACCGGCCGCCGCTTGGCGCGGCGCACCAGGCTGCAGTGCGCACCGGGCTGCTACCTGCCACATCGGCGCCGGCTGCCGGGGCGGGCATGCAGCGCGAACGCCGCCGCGCTGGAGACTACTCGGCACAGCTC
This sequence is a window from Mycetohabitans rhizoxinica HKI 454. Protein-coding genes within it:
- a CDS encoding TMEM165/GDT1 family protein; this encodes MTEAFLVCAGSVALAEIGDKTQLLSLVLAARYRKPWPIVFGVLAATLANHAGAGALGQWLSSLLTPDAMRWALALSFIAMGAWVLVPDRLRAEDARPAQTRLGIFGTTVLTFFIAEMGDKTQIATIALAARFHDLPSVVIGTTLGMMLANVPAIFLGERFAHRLPTTAVHAVAAVMFIVLGVLALCGIDLSSQ
- the guaD gene encoding guanine deaminase, with the protein product MAQTVYRARLLVFDAPFDGIYPGAEQRASFNEDGALLVEHGRVVASGAYDAVAPRITAQASVISLRDKLIVPGFIDTHLHFAQTEIIASPAPSLLPWLQTWTFPAERRFEDAAYAREVADFFLDQLLAAGTTSAAVYCSVHPQSVHALFEASHARNLRLIAGKVLMDRNCPPFLRDTAQSGYDDSLALMTRWHGTGRQLYALTPRFAPTSTQAQLDACRTLAAAHPDVFIQSHVAENTDEIAWVAQLFPGHRSYLDVYEHYGLLRRRAIYGHCIHLDDVDRARMAACGALASHCPTSNLFLGSGLFDFEAADATNMPVALGSDVGAGTSFSMLQTMNEAHKIARLRGYHLSALRMFWLATAAAAHALELAGHIGTLAAGSEADFIVLDPAATTLLARRTAQADSLEALLFAFALLGDDRAVAHTYAAGRLVHSRATPPELAVQLR
- a CDS encoding NCS2 family permease produces the protein MESQRGAAANASLLERFFGVRENGSSVRTEVVAGITTFLTSMYIIVVNPAILSQAGIPFPAALSATVLVSFAGSCAMGLYARNPVLVAPGMGMNALFAFVMVHAGKMPWQTALGCVFWAGVIFAVLAAFNVRRLVVDAIPANLRHALSCGIGLFISLIGLVNAKFVISDPVTIVRAASLNPVIVTFLAGLAVTTVLVARRVTGALMIGIVVTTILAIPIGRLWGDGSAYWPAAMAMPTLVNWHGLVAAPDFSALFQLDLVGALKVAYWPFIFVMLFTSFFDALSTFMAVSNAGNLLDADGNPRNIRQSMIVDAFSALVSAPLGTSPANAYIESAAGISAGGRTGLVAVVAAVCFLPFLFLSPLLSLVPAIATAPALVLVGVFMMEPITRIEWHRFDEAIPAFIAMILIPLTYSITAGIAYGFLAFVVLKLFVGRAREVKPAMWASAALSGLMLAQL
- a CDS encoding adenosine deaminase, with protein sequence MNPILADKITHAPKAELHIHIEGSLEPELIFELARRNGVALPYPTIQALRDAYAFTDLQSFLDIYYAGASVLLHEQDFYDMTAAYVERAMADHVVHAEIFFDPQTHIERGVSIETMVTGMERALAQADARGLSSKLIPCFLRHLPEEHALQTFDAALPMFERYGHRLIGVGLDSSEYGHPPSKFARVFALAKERGLKLVAHAGEEGPPAYVVEALDVLDVHRVDHGVRSIEDAALVARLADARVALTVCPLSNLKLCVVNDMTEHTLKRLLDADVMVTINSDDPAYFGGYINQNYLAIADALKLTDDELYKIIRNGFEASFITDAQRAAYLSLLDAYWHTPQAQP
- a CDS encoding disulfide bond formation protein B; amino-acid sequence: MNDSLRVRRERRLLVLLGLACVALISGALYLQYFKHEDPCPLCIIQRYFFLLIAVFAFTGATLRGWRGIAVLETLIVVAAAGGMAAAIQHIEVQANPSFNCGFDALEPIVDALPLAKLWPGAFKVAGLCEIPYPPILGLSLPQWGLIAFGLMFVLVSRSLWRTRKLRASRQA
- a CDS encoding amidase, whose protein sequence is MTVSRTADFTPLPPLSALAAALQAGTSTSRELVETTLERIAAPHGQGRSVFIQVHAQAARQCADALDKLRAAGTVLSPLMGVPVSIKDLFDIAGQVTRAGSVVLSDAPPARTDASTVARLQQAGAVIIGRTNMTEFAFSGLGLNPHYGTPASPWQRTADDAERRIAGGSSSGAAACVADGMAAVGLGTDTGGSVRIPAALCGLTGFKPTARRIPTDGVLPLSSSLDSVGPIGSSVACCALTDRILAGLPPVVPPARPIEGVRLGALTHLMLDDMDLSVARAYDDALQHLSAAGARVSELRFAPLERLAHINRLNLPSIESFAWHRKLIENRASDYDPRVLARIRKGEHASAADYIELLRERADIIAQAEPLWHSFDAIVCPTVPIEPPRIAELQADDAVYARVNATILRNPSLINYLDGCALSLPCSRHGEAPVGLMLASGTGRDTALLMLGRAVEAVLAPLR
- a CDS encoding MFS transporter, whose amino-acid sequence is MTATTVSESKVRAVFRVTSGNFLEMYDFMVYGYYASAIAKTYFPVGSAFASLMLSLSVFGAGFLMRPLGAIVLGAYIDHHGRRKGLILTLLLMAVGTAAVALVPGYATIGLAAPALVLAGRLLQGFSAGVELGGVSVYLAEIATKGRKGFYCAWQSGSQQVAVVFAALLGVILNRVLPTDQMGEWGWRIPFLIGCLIVPFLFLIRRSLTETDEFLARKHRPTMGEIFASMVANWRTVIAGMGLVIMTTVSFYLITAYTPTFGKEVLKLSAVDTLVVTICIGLSNLFWLPVSGALSDRIGRRAILVAFTLIALVSVYPAMQWLVARPSFERLLAVQLWLSFIYACYNGAMVVGLTEVMPVEVRTVGFSLAYSLATTIGGFTPAISTYLIHVTGNQAAPGLWMSAAALCGLIATLALYRSEAARNRYKLA
- a CDS encoding glycosyltransferase family 9 protein, with amino-acid sequence MMYLTRRDFVRGWRAYEWRHATLATPHTIDLPRWLGDVPLADQTLLVHAEQGLGDTLHFLRYVPRLVPLAAHVVLQVQVELARLLEPFCARHRITLVHDGTRLPPCDCHVPLLSLPRVLNLDDQTLHETSVPYLQVPLAYQHKWQGRLTRHAPSRIGLAWSGRIQPNETRAVPFDVLKPLLTLPQIDWFVLQCDWTRADLDAFNAMQATHVHRLDAAIGDFADTAAIIEQLDAMVSVDTSIAHLAGALGAPLWLMLPFAADWRWFEDPHRTPWYPRARLVRQRVAGQWEDVISRVRDEIAATTARTHA